A window from Candidatus Neomarinimicrobiota bacterium encodes these proteins:
- a CDS encoding sigma-54-dependent Fis family transcriptional regulator, with the protein MPDRTVDYQSFQTLLQERFSELTADFTALEQSLENTAGESELKALHAIYSKLLRTQQEISQQLKRFQAESGNLQETTEWLREEKRRLEVLYSAGITFSAELEVKSLLEKAIDVVVNELDADAGFIILVDQSGRTETVSAYNMLLEDRPDAEEVSRTVILDAMENAEPVTTQDKGSSNRIAAQSSVIRLGISAVMCVPLLHEDMVCGAVYLDRRDKKNPFTERDLSYLLSFAKQIVFGLQTSRRFDQFQQDLLADSTLKFSDLRDQFDCEDIIGSSPKLFEILKLAAKIAPTDAPVVILGESGTGKDLLAQTIHLNSPRSKKAFITIDCGAIPGDLLESELFGYEKGAFTGATQSKPGKLELADGGTVFLNEIGEMPVALQAKLLRIIQTGEVERLGGVETNTIDTRFIAATNKDIPQLVKTGEFREDLYYRLKVFELYMPSLSERKEDITELVDYFLQEFSSDDEPPEISEEVLHLLEEYHWPGNIRELSNVIQRCVVLAKDNKIQVSDLPKEQVKQTKTESYTAPDQSLRDAEESFRRYYIKKTLKRTESKTEAAEILGINRSHLHKLLSQLNITD; encoded by the coding sequence ATGCCTGATCGTACAGTCGATTACCAATCCTTTCAAACTCTGTTACAGGAGCGATTCAGCGAATTGACAGCTGACTTTACCGCGCTGGAGCAATCGTTGGAGAATACAGCCGGTGAATCAGAACTGAAGGCGCTCCATGCTATATATTCGAAACTGCTCCGGACCCAACAGGAGATCTCCCAGCAACTAAAGCGTTTTCAAGCCGAAAGTGGCAATCTCCAGGAAACTACTGAATGGCTGCGCGAAGAAAAGCGGCGATTGGAGGTGCTGTACAGTGCAGGCATCACCTTCTCTGCTGAATTAGAAGTAAAAAGTTTGTTGGAAAAAGCCATTGACGTGGTAGTAAACGAACTGGATGCCGATGCCGGTTTCATCATCCTGGTCGATCAGTCCGGTAGGACAGAGACCGTATCCGCCTATAATATGCTGCTGGAAGATCGACCGGATGCCGAGGAGGTCAGTCGGACCGTTATCCTGGACGCTATGGAAAATGCCGAACCGGTTACAACGCAGGATAAAGGTTCCAGCAACCGGATCGCGGCGCAATCCAGCGTAATTCGGCTGGGAATTTCAGCGGTGATGTGCGTTCCGCTTCTCCATGAAGATATGGTGTGCGGTGCTGTTTATCTCGATCGGCGGGACAAGAAGAATCCGTTCACGGAACGGGATCTCTCCTATCTCCTCTCGTTTGCCAAGCAGATTGTTTTCGGCCTGCAAACTTCCAGGCGGTTTGATCAGTTCCAGCAGGATCTGCTTGCTGATTCCACGCTGAAATTTTCCGATTTACGCGATCAGTTCGACTGTGAGGATATCATTGGCTCAAGTCCGAAGTTGTTTGAAATTCTGAAACTCGCCGCGAAGATTGCGCCGACAGATGCGCCAGTAGTTATCCTGGGTGAGAGCGGTACGGGGAAGGATCTGCTGGCTCAAACTATTCATCTGAACAGCCCCAGAAGTAAAAAAGCATTTATTACCATAGATTGCGGGGCGATCCCGGGAGATCTCCTTGAATCAGAGCTGTTCGGCTATGAAAAGGGAGCCTTCACCGGTGCCACCCAATCCAAACCAGGCAAACTGGAATTGGCGGATGGGGGGACCGTTTTCCTGAATGAAATCGGTGAAATGCCTGTCGCACTGCAGGCAAAACTGCTCCGTATTATTCAAACCGGCGAAGTAGAGCGGCTCGGCGGCGTGGAAACCAACACCATAGACACCAGATTTATCGCCGCAACCAATAAGGATATTCCGCAGTTAGTCAAGACAGGCGAATTCCGTGAAGATCTGTATTACCGGCTGAAGGTCTTTGAACTGTATATGCCATCCCTGTCAGAACGGAAGGAAGATATAACTGAACTTGTTGACTATTTCCTGCAAGAATTCTCGTCTGATGACGAACCACCGGAAATCAGCGAAGAGGTACTTCATCTGCTGGAAGAATATCACTGGCCGGGCAATATCCGGGAATTATCCAATGTTATCCAACGATGTGTTGTCCTGGCCAAAGACAACAAAATCCAGGTATCAGATCTTCCTAAGGAACAGGTGAAGCAGACCAAAACCGAAAGCTATACCGCACCGGATCAGTCCCTCCGGGATGCGGAAGAATCATTTCGCCGATATTATATCAAAAAGACGCTGAAACGAACCGAATCCAAAACCGAGGCAGCAGAAATCCTCGGTATTAACCGATCCCACCTGCACAAGCTCCTCTCCCAACTAAACATTACTGACTAA
- a CDS encoding outer membrane beta-barrel protein yields the protein MKKWIGVLTLVMVPFLVQAQQMDPAKIFFDGGKMVGGAGFNLSGLGTGFGANFEYGITKKFGVMPAINIQSYGSGTVDWSFTVIDAWGTYHRKVSPGFLENILGEENFDSFAMAGPTFVTFKAGDESSSKIAFGAGAGARYYINDNISILGEGRYRFASFSTDTYTLSVAWYSIGVGVQYAIN from the coding sequence ATGAAGAAGTGGATTGGCGTACTTACCCTGGTCATGGTACCGTTCCTGGTCCAGGCCCAACAGATGGATCCCGCTAAGATATTTTTCGATGGTGGGAAAATGGTCGGCGGCGCTGGTTTTAACCTGTCCGGCCTCGGCACCGGATTCGGGGCGAATTTTGAATATGGGATCACGAAGAAATTCGGCGTCATGCCGGCGATTAATATCCAGAGCTACGGTTCCGGTACAGTCGACTGGTCGTTCACCGTCATCGACGCCTGGGGAACGTACCATCGAAAAGTCAGCCCGGGATTCCTGGAAAATATCCTCGGTGAAGAGAATTTCGATTCCTTTGCCATGGCCGGCCCGACCTTCGTCACCTTCAAAGCCGGCGACGAATCCAGTTCCAAAATCGCATTTGGCGCCGGAGCTGGTGCACGGTATTACATCAATGACAATATCTCAATCCTGGGTGAAGGACGCTATCGGTTTGCCTCCTTTTCCACCGATACATATACCCTCAGTGTTGCGTGGTACAGTATCGGAGTTGGGGTCCAATACGCCATTAACTAA
- a CDS encoding FAD:protein FMN transferase, whose amino-acid sequence MNNSYITLSLRCFVFLVLVLSLTACNSSRQSFHFTKFAMDTVIDYTVMADSRESARSAMLNAHTEVQRVSDLLWEEEPGSEIFRFNAATDSIHTTQEVYELLSRAKQYFAHTKGAFDLSVKPALELYDFREEDAEPPGSELLHQTLAAVGFGHVQLEHRGGAYIVRKESPNTRLAVGGLAKGYAVDRAIAEFQDTGIEQALINAGGDLYTLGSKNGKPWKVGIQAPRNPDEIREVLAVKDKAVATSGDYQRYFMHEGTRYHHILDPENGKPVRGSQSATVLAPTTEMADAYATALFVSGPIHGIDMINSDAVLEGMIIDSSGTVYYSEGFPDYLTEP is encoded by the coding sequence GTGAATAACTCCTATATAACGCTGTCACTGCGCTGTTTTGTTTTTTTGGTCCTGGTATTGAGCCTGACCGCGTGCAATTCATCCCGGCAATCGTTCCACTTTACAAAGTTTGCTATGGATACGGTCATCGATTATACCGTGATGGCCGACTCCCGCGAGTCCGCCCGTTCAGCAATGCTGAATGCTCACACTGAGGTGCAGCGTGTCTCAGACCTTCTCTGGGAAGAGGAGCCCGGCAGTGAAATTTTCCGGTTCAACGCAGCGACAGATTCGATCCATACCACACAAGAAGTATACGAGTTGCTTTCCCGGGCAAAACAGTATTTCGCTCATACCAAGGGAGCATTTGACCTTTCTGTGAAGCCCGCTCTCGAATTATATGATTTCAGGGAAGAGGATGCCGAACCGCCGGGCTCGGAGTTACTGCATCAGACCCTTGCTGCCGTTGGATTCGGTCACGTACAACTCGAGCATCGGGGCGGTGCGTATATAGTCCGGAAAGAGTCCCCGAATACCAGACTGGCGGTGGGCGGCTTGGCCAAAGGCTACGCGGTCGACCGGGCGATTGCGGAGTTTCAGGATACCGGGATAGAGCAGGCGCTCATAAATGCCGGCGGCGATCTCTATACCCTGGGATCGAAAAACGGGAAGCCGTGGAAAGTCGGCATCCAGGCGCCGCGAAATCCTGACGAAATTCGGGAAGTGCTGGCAGTCAAGGATAAGGCCGTGGCAACCTCCGGTGATTATCAGCGGTATTTTATGCATGAAGGGACACGATATCACCACATCCTGGATCCGGAAAACGGAAAGCCTGTCCGAGGCTCCCAAAGCGCTACCGTACTTGCACCAACCACGGAAATGGCCGACGCGTATGCCACTGCGTTATTTGTGAGTGGGCCAATCCATGGAATTGATATGATTAATTCCGATGCCGTGTTGGAGGGGATGATTATCGATTCTTCCGGGACGGTATACTATTCTGAGGGATTTCCGGACTACCTGACTGAACCATAA
- a CDS encoding NusG domain II-containing protein: protein MKKIDRRTFLRTATFAGVGVAAAGLPLWKPEAAELNVMLVTMNPERDAKKLLGRFDALGANPVVETHPVTPAAQDLSVIRNGQLLDPSRGNGLPSEIREFAREMRSRSVDGGYCVTISTGEKSTKNTATFTVDGKVVEQVDLTKDFENIVIPGAQGDTEFRLHDGKLRATKSSCKHDICLKMGPVESGRIVCAPNKLVAKVSAQSRQVDGVTG from the coding sequence ATGAAAAAAATCGATAGAAGGACCTTCCTGAGAACTGCCACATTTGCCGGCGTCGGAGTTGCTGCAGCCGGATTGCCGCTCTGGAAGCCGGAGGCTGCGGAACTCAATGTTATGCTGGTGACCATGAACCCGGAACGCGATGCTAAGAAACTCCTGGGTCGTTTTGACGCCCTCGGAGCCAATCCGGTTGTGGAAACACACCCTGTTACCCCTGCAGCTCAGGATCTTTCCGTTATCCGGAACGGCCAGCTGCTTGATCCATCCCGGGGAAACGGCCTGCCTTCCGAAATCCGTGAATTTGCCAGAGAAATGCGGAGCCGTTCTGTCGATGGGGGATATTGTGTTACGATCTCCACCGGAGAAAAATCAACGAAAAATACGGCTACCTTCACGGTGGATGGGAAAGTTGTTGAACAGGTCGATCTGACAAAAGATTTTGAGAACATTGTAATTCCCGGAGCACAGGGCGATACCGAGTTCCGGCTTCACGATGGCAAACTGAGAGCGACCAAATCCTCTTGTAAACATGATATATGTCTGAAAATGGGGCCGGTAGAGTCCGGGCGGATTGTCTGTGCACCAAACAAACTGGTGGCGAAGGTCAGTGCACAATCCCGCCAGGTGGATGGTGTTACCGGGTAG
- a CDS encoding SoxR reducing system RseC family protein, translating into MSEAVLDKGVVKRIEGERAFVEIADSDACEDCGARILCAPNQSGERGIMAKNTAHAKVGQQVLVTETDDLLLKLSLMQYGLPLLGFLLGIFVLYSFNISLPGIPAEVVWFLGGLAGLGFSGVLSWRWARGAAQTSKHYFEISKIYANGSTNNEKNR; encoded by the coding sequence ATGTCGGAGGCGGTACTCGATAAAGGTGTTGTAAAGCGTATTGAAGGGGAGCGGGCTTTTGTGGAAATCGCTGACTCCGACGCGTGTGAGGACTGCGGCGCACGCATTCTTTGTGCACCGAACCAATCCGGCGAGAGGGGCATTATGGCGAAGAATACCGCACACGCCAAAGTGGGACAACAGGTGCTGGTGACTGAAACCGATGATCTGCTGTTAAAATTATCTCTGATGCAATACGGTTTGCCACTTCTGGGTTTTCTCCTTGGGATATTTGTTTTATATTCATTCAACATTTCCCTACCGGGAATACCGGCCGAGGTGGTTTGGTTCCTTGGGGGGTTGGCCGGATTGGGCTTCAGTGGGGTGCTCTCATGGCGATGGGCCAGGGGGGCGGCACAGACCAGCAAACATTATTTTGAAATATCGAAAATCTACGCGAACGGGAGTACGAACAATGAAAAAAATCGATAG
- a CDS encoding RnfABCDGE type electron transport complex subunit B, whose translation MDVTSLLISMGSMGGLGALFSTGLSIANKKLHVDEDPRISQVKNALPGANCGGCGYPGCAKFAEEVVGGNVEISDCTVASQDEIDEIAEIMGVEVSAAERKIARVMCQGGAYETAKKADYAGIESCLAANLMSGGEKLCEYGCLGFGECVDSCPFDAMYMDDNGLPVVIEEKCTGCGNCVEACPRNVIELHPESDKLFVLCKNLDDPKTSRGLCIKACIGCQICVRAAEDDQMYMDNNLAYVNYDIYGKEPELPTDKCPTGCLVIINGDSAGAEEEDVMEKAA comes from the coding sequence ATGGATGTAACATCACTACTGATATCAATGGGAAGTATGGGCGGACTTGGTGCCCTTTTCTCGACAGGATTGTCAATTGCGAACAAAAAGCTGCACGTGGATGAAGATCCGCGCATCAGTCAGGTCAAGAATGCGCTGCCCGGCGCGAACTGCGGTGGCTGCGGATATCCCGGCTGTGCGAAATTTGCCGAGGAGGTAGTTGGCGGCAACGTGGAAATCAGCGACTGCACCGTGGCCTCGCAGGACGAAATTGACGAGATTGCTGAAATTATGGGCGTGGAGGTCTCTGCCGCCGAGCGGAAGATCGCCCGGGTCATGTGCCAGGGCGGAGCTTACGAGACGGCAAAGAAGGCCGATTATGCCGGTATCGAATCCTGTCTGGCTGCCAACCTGATGAGCGGCGGCGAAAAACTCTGCGAATACGGCTGTCTTGGTTTCGGCGAGTGTGTGGATTCCTGTCCGTTTGACGCTATGTATATGGACGATAACGGGCTCCCGGTGGTCATCGAGGAGAAGTGCACCGGTTGCGGTAACTGTGTTGAAGCGTGCCCGCGGAATGTCATCGAACTGCATCCGGAATCCGATAAGTTGTTTGTGCTCTGTAAGAACCTGGACGATCCAAAGACTTCGCGCGGACTTTGTATCAAGGCGTGTATCGGGTGTCAGATCTGTGTAAGAGCAGCAGAAGATGACCAGATGTACATGGACAACAATCTGGCGTACGTCAATTACGATATCTATGGGAAAGAACCTGAACTACCAACTGATAAATGCCCCACCGGATGTTTGGTAATTATTAACGGTGACTCCGCAGGAGCAGAAGAGGAAGATGTTATGGAAAAGGCAGCCTGA
- a CDS encoding RnfABCDGE type electron transport complex subunit A — protein sequence MKLFLIFISAAVVNNFVLAYFLGICPFVGVSKKLSSAVSMGMAVTFVMTITAAVTWLIYHLILVPFNVVILEYVSFILVIASLVQLVEMFILKISKPLYDTLGIYLPLITTNCAILGLALFAVLRDYGFLESLVYGVGAGVGFTMALVIMAGIREELELANVPKHFQGAGITMIVAGGLALAFMGFAGLISI from the coding sequence ATGAAACTCTTTCTGATTTTTATCTCTGCGGCGGTGGTCAATAACTTTGTTCTCGCCTATTTCCTGGGGATATGCCCGTTCGTCGGCGTCTCCAAGAAGCTCTCGTCGGCAGTGAGTATGGGGATGGCTGTTACCTTTGTTATGACGATTACCGCGGCAGTGACCTGGCTGATTTACCATCTGATACTGGTACCGTTCAACGTGGTTATCCTGGAATACGTCTCATTTATCCTGGTGATCGCATCGCTGGTGCAGCTGGTGGAGATGTTCATCCTCAAAATCAGCAAGCCGCTGTACGATACGCTGGGAATTTATTTACCATTGATCACCACGAACTGTGCAATCCTTGGGCTAGCGCTGTTTGCAGTGCTCCGGGATTACGGGTTCCTGGAGAGCCTGGTCTACGGGGTCGGCGCCGGAGTCGGTTTCACGATGGCGCTGGTCATTATGGCCGGCATCCGCGAGGAACTGGAACTCGCAAATGTTCCGAAACATTTTCAGGGCGCAGGCATCACAATGATAGTGGCGGGTGGACTGGCGCTGGCGTTTATGGGGTTTGCGGGGCTGATATCTATTTGA
- a CDS encoding electron transport complex subunit E, with amino-acid sequence MAKNTSLTREFTKGLWDENPVLISLLGLCPTLAVTNSAVNGIAMGLATTFVVVSSSVIISSLRNLIPHQVRIASYIVIIATFVTLADRFLAAFTPEISKALGPYVPLIVVNCLILGRQEAFSSKNTPGRSFIDALGMGTGFLLVLFVLGGIREILGSGSLLNITLLGDWFSPWMVMILPPGAFLTLGLLIGLANWINERRAEA; translated from the coding sequence ATGGCGAAGAACACTTCATTAACCCGCGAATTTACCAAAGGGCTCTGGGACGAAAACCCAGTACTGATATCGCTGTTGGGGCTTTGTCCGACTCTGGCGGTCACGAATTCGGCGGTCAACGGTATTGCCATGGGGCTGGCGACCACGTTCGTCGTGGTCAGTTCCAGTGTAATAATTTCGTCGCTTCGGAACTTAATTCCACACCAGGTGCGGATCGCGAGCTATATCGTGATTATCGCCACGTTCGTCACCCTGGCAGACCGGTTTCTGGCAGCATTTACACCAGAGATCAGCAAGGCACTCGGCCCGTACGTCCCCTTAATTGTAGTGAACTGTCTCATCCTCGGGCGACAGGAGGCGTTCTCCTCGAAGAACACGCCCGGGCGATCATTTATCGATGCCCTGGGAATGGGCACCGGTTTTCTGCTGGTATTATTTGTACTCGGAGGTATCCGGGAGATCCTGGGATCAGGTTCGTTGTTGAATATTACGCTGCTTGGCGACTGGTTCTCACCATGGATGGTGATGATCCTCCCGCCGGGCGCATTCCTGACGCTGGGGCTGCTCATCGGACTGGCCAACTGGATTAACGAGCGGAGGGCCGAAGCATGA
- a CDS encoding FMN-binding protein translates to MNTTGKMIIVLTLIATLSGGVLSSWDGYTAPKIEQYRLEQLRQAIGDVLPAHETYEKIETDTKTFYVGKDAGDATVGIAFLAIGSGFQGEIRMMVGVTPDFSEITGLAILEQVETPGLGTKIVEDPTNKQNPDWFTDQFQGVDPIPGISVVKNQKPAGESQVQAITGATISSKSVVDILNNTIADAKELYQSRKQQVM, encoded by the coding sequence ATGAATACAACAGGGAAGATGATTATCGTTCTGACACTCATTGCCACATTATCCGGTGGTGTACTATCCTCCTGGGACGGATACACCGCGCCGAAGATTGAGCAGTACCGGCTAGAGCAATTGCGCCAGGCCATCGGCGATGTGCTGCCGGCACACGAGACGTATGAGAAGATCGAAACCGATACAAAAACATTTTATGTGGGCAAAGATGCCGGGGACGCGACGGTCGGTATTGCTTTTCTCGCCATCGGCAGCGGCTTCCAGGGTGAAATCAGGATGATGGTCGGTGTGACGCCGGATTTCTCGGAGATCACCGGGCTGGCTATCCTGGAACAGGTAGAGACGCCGGGGCTCGGTACGAAGATTGTGGAAGACCCGACCAACAAGCAGAACCCGGACTGGTTTACCGACCAGTTTCAGGGGGTGGATCCAATTCCGGGCATCTCCGTGGTTAAAAATCAAAAGCCGGCCGGCGAGAGCCAGGTGCAGGCGATTACCGGGGCGACTATTTCATCGAAATCGGTGGTGGATATTTTGAACAACACGATTGCGGATGCAAAAGAATTATATCAATCCAGGAAGCAGCAGGTGATGTAA
- a CDS encoding RnfABCDGE type electron transport complex subunit D, with translation MTDEKQDASKESEKKQAEESESSGKSGAETEKSKKSRKKKRKKKKKDPRSKLFSLDRQPFVLSPSPHQYSEDSVPKIMWSVVGAVAPAAIMAVYYFGLPAVWMILACTFAALGTEVIINKIKGEGLTIGDGSAAITGLLLALTLPPSFPVTGGILGSVFAIAIGKQIFGGLGANIFNPALLGRAFLQASFPVTMTTWTLPNTAKFSGVDAVSAATPLGQFKFEQIMTNYGDLLVGNIGGSLGETSAIAILLGGIYLLVKKYADWRIPVSFLGSVFLLGGLFWLINPSQYPDPVFHLLSGGLMFGAFFMATDMVTSPITPKGAWIFGAGAGLILIVIRIWGGLPEGVMYSILLMNSVTPLINRYTRPKVFGEVRA, from the coding sequence ATGACTGACGAGAAGCAGGACGCATCAAAGGAATCTGAAAAGAAACAGGCGGAGGAATCGGAATCCTCCGGAAAATCCGGGGCTGAAACGGAGAAATCCAAAAAGTCCCGGAAGAAGAAGCGAAAAAAGAAAAAGAAGGATCCCCGCAGTAAACTCTTTTCTCTGGACCGGCAGCCGTTTGTGCTGTCGCCCTCCCCGCATCAATACTCCGAAGACAGCGTGCCGAAAATTATGTGGTCGGTGGTCGGCGCCGTGGCGCCGGCGGCGATTATGGCGGTGTACTACTTCGGATTGCCTGCGGTCTGGATGATTCTCGCTTGTACTTTCGCAGCACTGGGTACTGAAGTGATTATAAACAAGATCAAAGGCGAAGGGCTGACCATCGGAGACGGCAGCGCGGCCATTACCGGATTGCTGCTGGCGCTGACGTTGCCACCGTCGTTTCCGGTGACTGGCGGTATCCTCGGGTCGGTATTCGCCATCGCCATCGGGAAACAAATCTTTGGCGGACTGGGCGCAAACATCTTTAATCCGGCGCTGCTGGGGCGTGCATTTCTGCAAGCCAGTTTTCCCGTAACCATGACCACCTGGACACTCCCGAACACGGCGAAATTTTCCGGCGTGGATGCGGTTTCGGCTGCCACGCCGCTGGGCCAATTCAAATTTGAACAGATTATGACCAATTATGGCGACCTGCTGGTAGGGAACATCGGCGGATCGCTGGGAGAGACGTCCGCCATCGCCATCCTCCTGGGGGGAATTTATTTGTTAGTAAAAAAGTATGCGGACTGGCGCATCCCGGTGAGTTTCCTGGGATCGGTCTTTCTGCTGGGCGGACTGTTTTGGCTGATTAATCCTTCCCAATATCCTGACCCGGTATTTCATCTGCTCTCAGGCGGACTCATGTTCGGCGCATTTTTTATGGCCACGGATATGGTGACGTCACCGATTACGCCGAAGGGGGCCTGGATATTCGGTGCCGGCGCAGGACTCATCCTGATAGTCATCAGGATTTGGGGCGGCCTGCCGGAGGGTGTGATGTACTCCATTCTGCTCATGAACTCGGTGACGCCGCTCATCAACCGCTACACGCGGCCGAAGGTGTTCGGGGAGGTGCGGGCATGA
- the rsxC gene encoding electron transport complex subunit RsxC, protein MKFPTFSKGVHPSDHKEYTNTKSIEFMPLPEEVFVPVQQHIGAPDDPVVERRDEVKTGQVIGRSDKYVSSPVHSPVTGKVKKIDSFLHPMGSKVTMIQIQRTGEDEWDLLDHPDRWEDASVDELRQLIWDAGIVGLGGAAFPTHVKLAPPEEKPVDSFILNGCECEPYLTSDHRAMVEMTDKILTGMSIIMKTLGVENGYIGIEDNKPDAVEAMNDRVRDLGMDYTVMALETKYPQGAEKMLIKSVLDRKVPAGGLPMDVGTVVNNVGTAIAVAEAFTEGKPLVQRVVTITGDGIAEPKNVMARIGTPFQSLIDFAGGLKEEATQVFMGGPMMGMAQHDLSIPVIKATSGIICSREATITKMNTYPCIQCGACVDACPMNLVPTRLAKFSEQKMIEAMEQYDIDSCVECGSCAFACPSHIPLVQWIRVGKYRVNESRDKQAA, encoded by the coding sequence GTGAAGTTTCCAACATTTAGCAAAGGCGTACACCCGTCAGACCACAAAGAATACACCAATACCAAATCTATTGAGTTTATGCCGCTGCCGGAGGAAGTTTTTGTTCCAGTGCAACAGCACATCGGTGCGCCGGATGATCCGGTGGTGGAGCGCCGGGATGAGGTGAAAACCGGGCAGGTTATCGGCCGAAGCGACAAGTACGTCTCCAGTCCGGTGCACTCACCGGTGACCGGGAAGGTGAAAAAGATCGATAGCTTTCTCCATCCCATGGGATCAAAAGTTACGATGATTCAGATCCAGCGAACCGGTGAGGATGAATGGGACCTGCTGGACCATCCGGATCGCTGGGAAGATGCCTCCGTAGACGAACTGCGGCAGCTCATCTGGGATGCCGGAATCGTCGGGCTCGGCGGAGCCGCATTCCCGACACATGTGAAACTGGCACCGCCGGAGGAGAAGCCGGTGGACTCGTTCATTTTAAACGGATGCGAGTGCGAGCCGTATCTGACCTCGGACCACCGCGCCATGGTGGAGATGACCGATAAGATTCTCACCGGGATGTCCATTATAATGAAAACGCTCGGTGTGGAGAATGGCTACATCGGCATCGAGGATAATAAGCCTGATGCGGTGGAGGCGATGAACGACCGGGTGCGTGATTTGGGGATGGATTACACGGTGATGGCGCTTGAGACGAAGTATCCCCAGGGTGCTGAGAAGATGTTGATCAAATCAGTACTGGACCGGAAGGTTCCGGCCGGCGGGCTTCCCATGGATGTGGGAACCGTCGTGAACAATGTCGGGACGGCTATCGCAGTAGCGGAAGCCTTCACTGAAGGGAAACCGCTCGTTCAACGTGTTGTGACCATTACCGGAGATGGAATTGCTGAGCCCAAAAATGTTATGGCGCGCATCGGTACACCCTTTCAGTCGCTCATCGACTTCGCAGGAGGACTGAAAGAGGAGGCGACGCAGGTGTTTATGGGCGGCCCGATGATGGGCATGGCGCAGCACGACCTTTCAATCCCGGTGATCAAGGCGACCAGCGGGATCATCTGCTCCAGAGAAGCTACGATTACAAAGATGAACACCTACCCCTGCATCCAGTGCGGCGCGTGTGTGGATGCGTGCCCCATGAATCTGGTACCGACCCGGCTGGCGAAGTTTTCCGAGCAGAAAATGATTGAAGCCATGGAACAGTACGATATTGACAGCTGTGTGGAGTGCGGTTCATGTGCTTTTGCATGTCCCTCGCACATTCCGCTGGTACAATGGATCAGAGTTGGGAAATATCGGGTCAATGAATCCCGGGATAAGCAGGCAGCCTAA